From the Lactuca sativa cultivar Salinas chromosome 9, Lsat_Salinas_v11, whole genome shotgun sequence genome, the window tgaagatctaagaaaagatgATTTCCATTGATGAAATCATGAGATGATACTAGATTAAGAGATGTATCAACATATCAAGGAAGAACACTTACAGCTTTTGAAGATCTAGGATGAAaatcgggatgatagttgagagagaaatggagtgTTCGTGAGGTGAATGTGAGATAATGAATGAAAATGAACGATATGAGTCTTaaagggggagtttacggcccaccttGACTTTACGATTGTAAACTCAAgttttgtggccgtgaactctaaATGAAGAGGTTAAGGCTTGATTTGTTGAACGATGTCTCTACCAGGTAcattctaacactcattccttaagtgtactagacttaaaactccttagaatgacctttaacaagGCTAGAATTCATTACCAATGACTCTGACACTCActtgagttgactgactgagcttttaaagcaaaaaaaatttcgggttgtcacaaaaagggACAAGAGGAATCCATTACATGCTTATGTGTTATGGGTGCATATGGTAAAATGTATAAATATTGTGTGCTCACTAAACGTTTCTCTTAAACGTTGATATTTAACATTTCTCAAGACCCTTAGGGGTGATGAATAATTGAAAGGACCAGACATGAATACAAGGACGTTCTCATTTAgtgattttaaaattaaaattgtgATTTATGTTTGAAAGAAATGACTTTCGCTAAATTTCATATGGCATTATGCTTGATGAATAAAGAATGGATATTGATATCCATTTGAAAGGAATAATAAGTTTTAATTGTGTTTGATGATTTAtggtatttattttaataaaatataggtGCTACACATTTGGCTTGAAAATGTCATGAAAGAGCTCATCAAACATCATATCATGCCTATCATTTTGTATGTCAGTAATAAGTTTGAAATTTACTTGATgaaaaatattatgtttcatgGTCAAAGCAAACATATTGACATTTGTATTCACTTTATATGAGAATGTATTGAACATTAGAAAATTATAGTGAAATATGTCAACTTGAATGTTCAACAAGCAATCATCTTTACCATTGATTCAACATACATTAAGCACAATGAAATGAAAAACATGATCAGTGTAACAAATCTTGAGCCAAGTTTGGTTTACGAGGGATAACATGAGTTTAAACTCAACTTGGGTGGGTGATCCAACTTTACTTCCATTGTTAAATCCTATTTTGTTGACAAAGGAGAACATGTTACTTTTTTTTTCATATGGTGAACCTAATAAATGAATGATGTAATTATGGTGGTTGGTTTGGTTATAAAAGGATGTTCCAACATCAGCTGTAATTTATCTCAAAGTAGAGAGATAAATATAAATACTTAGTGTGAGTGTCAGAAAAGATGTTTTTTTAGTAGTCGAGTGTGAGAGTTTCTCTTCTTTTGTAATTCTATTTTAGTCTCTGACTAAAAtaatttttaatctcaacaaaggGCGTGATAATTAACCTAAACTGGCATATGTGATGATCGAAATAAACAAGATTATATGGTGCCTATGAAGAAGTTAGCGAATAAATATAACTCATGAAGATTTGATAAATTTCTAAAAGTACAAGGAATTGCATTAGAAATTGGATATTTAAGAGAACCTAAGATTATgaacttgaaggttttgaagttgaaaccctaaatcaatTTGGAACCGAAGAAGAGTGAACCATGAAATGTTAAAGGATGTCATATATATAGAATCCGCAAGATAAAAGAACAACAATAGTTATCTTTATCAAGCATGTCTTTTATttcccactactagaaaaacagtcttttacgacgctcattgcgcgtcgtaaaatgctcagacgacgcgtaaatgcacgtcaaggaaagccatgtcataacgagagacgacacgcatttacgacgtgcatttatgacacacaatgcgtatcattaaagtcgttgtcaagaaaggccatgtcataaatgaagatgacacacatttttgcgtatcgtaattttttttttttaaattatttattgatttactaattttcaaattaaatttgcatttcatgtatcataatagaaaataaaataccatttacaaaaaatacaatccattgcacaaaagttaatgtcatacaaaatacaaaatacaatacaataaataagaaagataattcattgcactaacatgtcaaatacaaataatcatccctaactatataacctaatactacattgctattaagggacatCATCATAACTCACTGGAGGTCTTGGAACAATGTTCTCGTCATCAACTCTTACACCAACCTTGCTTTAGTAGATGGTCTTGTAGCTACTATCTTTTTCAGCATTAAATCCCCACATATAACATACCTGCAAATTGCAAATTGTTCTTAAATATCAATACaaagtatatatacatatatccaaGATGAAAATTATTCAAATAGGTGTTCTAATAACTCTTATATACGGTTGTCTAATAGCAACTGCTCCTTTGTGACTAGATCAAAACAGAAAAAAGATTGCCATATTTAGCTATATTCAAAATGTATGAAAGTTAAATCTTATTGGTGAATAGATAGAGTGAAAGTATTACGATGTGGATGTCTTTGAAGCTTGAAATATGTTGTAAATTCCCATTATAGTCAATCTTGTACAAGGTACAATTGTTTGTACAAGTTGTTTGTCGACAGATAAAAGCGTGTTCCTTGGTAGCCTCACCAGTTGGGACATCCTATGATTTAAAAACAGGCCAAAAAAGTTAGAAATTTCAGTAGTGAATCATTGTAAGAAATCATTAAATGTCAATCCTTTTTATCTCAGGGTTTTCTTGAAGTTTCAAGACTATAATCCATGGGTCAACAGGGCATGGTGTTTCACGCATCTATAAAAATTAAGAGCAAACGCATTTTAATATAAAAGGAGTTCACATTTATGGAGGAAATCTCATTGAGGTGATGAATGTAACTAATCACATGTGCTACATGATCTTGGCACAATTGCTCCACCAAGCCCAGGGCGATAAGGAATCTAATTCCACATCATCATACTCCAAAAACACCTACACAATGTGCAAAAAaacagcaacatactttcattcgtTAGAATTAATGAATATTGTGAAAACAGTTTGTTGAAAAAATGTAATGaaagaaaaacaaacagcacTTAAGAGATGATAAAAGACTAAACTAACCTTGCCAACACCTGGTGCTGGTTCTCCAGTAGGGTTAGGGCGTGGAATTACAACATTCACTAGACTACCTGAAAAATTAGTGAGAAAAActgagattaaaaaaaattatttaatgtaAATATTGGATATGGATATAAACAGGTGGGGTAAAAAGAAGGGGCTTCTGTCTGGATTATTTATAGGAGTGTGATTACAAAAGGCTGTAAAATAGAAAGATATGAAAACGATAAAAATTAATAGATTGATATATAAACGATTCGGAAAAGTAGGAAGTTAAATACGGAATTAGAATTATAAAGCGAGAAAATGAAAGTTAAAATAAGATTAATTTTCCACATTCTATTTTCATGTCTTCCAATATATCTTGATAATCTTCATCATCTTTAAGTTCATCTTGAGTCACCACTTGTGTTAAACATAGAACTTTAGTCGCAGTTGTCCCAATGGAGGGAGGTGGTTGCAACATCATCCTCTGCAAACAAAAATATtacttaattataattttataaatgagattttaaaaaaaaatggaataTTTTTTAATACCTGCAATGCAATTTGTTGTTGTGCATGTAAAAGCACGCTCTATTGTTCAGGCTTGGGTTGAGTTTGACCTTGGTTAGCGCGTCTAACAGTATGTGTCTTGTCACCCATTTTGATCCCATTAAGAGTTGCACAAGCAATGTCTGTAAATAATAAGTCCTGATAAACACAGAACGCGTATCCTTTTGAGTTTCCAGTTTCTCTATCTTTCAGAAGATGAAATCCTCTAAGAGCACCAAGCCCAGGGAGAACAAGATCTGTCACCAAATACCTTAATTATATAATATAACTTGAAACAAAAATCATCATATGATACTACAACATCCAATCCAAGTCCAAAAAACTGAAACTTAAAATAGTATTCAGTACCTGACTGACTGAGAACACCTTGGTATGGGTAGAGCTGCCAAAGCATTCATGGCAAGAAAGTGCTAGCAACAGAGTACCATGTGAACTATCCCAAAACTGAACACTGCCACTATTGTCGCCACTCACAAGGGTCCCACACCTAAAACTACATTTATAGAAGATATAGATAAATAAAGACTTGTTTGTTACCTTACTAAAAGAATGATAAACATATAAATCAAATTAAACATACATTTTTTCATAAATAAAAACGATCTAGGGAGTTGCAAGAATTTGAAAACTCTTAGAACCATATATATTTTTCTAGATGAAAAATGTTAAGAAACAGGAAAATAGGgacaaaaaatgcaaaaaaaaaaagattcttTTCTATAAATTATCCAGAAACCAATCTTATAAGGGTATTATCATTTTTATCTTCCCTATGTAATGTTACATTACCACCCACTGAATTACCTGTAATGATTCTTTGACCCTTAGAAAAAATTCCACTTGCTAACCTTGTCATGAATCCAAGGGCAGCTAAGGGTATAGAAAGTGCACCATTTGTCTGAATGCTTTCAGTTGTTTGTTCATCTGTATTAACACtcatctctggtccattttgcaTCCGAAGATCCTTAACAAAAAAACAGTTAAAATTTAAACccgtttatttgtttattataatttttataaatagaaatgaaCCTCTAGTGCCTTTTGAAGATTTTCCATTTCATTATCTTCACCCTGCATTATTTCCCAACTTGCTAGCtgagtcatcatcatcatcatcacgcCCTACTACATATATTACTTGTGGGCCCACCTGATATCACAAAACATcatatcaataaaaaaaactaCTTCACACAAAaagggcattcatgtctttttACAAGAAATATGATTCAACATACCATTGAAACCATTCTATCAGCCCAAGTAACTTCAATGTCACCATTTCTATGCCATGTAATATTTCCAACCCAAGAAAGATCCAAAAAATCTCTTTTGAGCATGAGTCTCTATTATATCCCCGTATCTCAACAATCGTTTCTTCAGTAAAAGTGACTTCAATCTGCAGCACAACTGAATATGTGTAACAAGTTCTTCTATTTCCTGCATCAGAAAAGGTGTATTTTTTCATATATGGTTTCCTTCTATTAGCCCAATGATTGCAGTTTGAGCAAACTAAAGTAATTCTTCCCTCCTTACCTGAAACAAGTTGTGTAGCATACAAAAGTCAACCCTTTAGATTCTCTAGCATCAGGTTAGTTTCTTGCACATGATCCATCATCAGGGGCACAAATTACTTTCCAATCTGTTCCAAGTCCAGTGGCAACACTTGTATTTGTCTGCAGGAAACAAAGATtgcattaataaaaataaaaaagagtcaattaaatattatattcatTAGTATAAGAACGAACCTTCAATATGTTAAGCACAATCCTAATGACATCTTGATCTTTCAATAAATCCATATTTCCGTGTGCATATCCTATAATTTCCACCCATTGCTGCATAAATCAAACTGATCATAAGACAATATATTAAGAAATCCAAATTAAGAATTATCCTTCCAGAAGAACCCTACCTGATTGGGAAGACCCATCAACCTCTGCAGATACTCATCACGCTCTGTTTCCTCAGATTCTGCTTGAATCATATGACCAACCTACCTTCACAACAACAACAAATAAGTAtttgtaaaaatatataaaacatctCATACTCGAGACTCTTACAACTTACATATTCATAAGACGTATGTATTTGATGAGGCTCAAGGTCAACAAGGGTTGTTGGAAGAGTTGTAACTGAAACAAATGGCTCATTAGGTTTGGGAATCACAACTGAATTTAAGAATGTATAAAAATTAAAGAACTCGCCTAATAGAAGATTAGGTTAAGGAATCACGATTGACAATATGTCGTCGTTGAGAAGGAAATTCCGAGTAAATCTCTATACCTCATGACCACACACAAAGAAAGCATTAAAATGAGAAAAAATTGAAGGGTTAATTAACCCAACGGAAAGAAAAGATTTTTAATTACTTTTATGCACATAAAGACACCTCTTCATTTTTCAGTTGTTTCCATTTGTTTTGTATCAATTCATATATGAAGTTAtcgataattttgattttttttagagCAGCTTCCGAACCAATATTAAGATACCTTTTCACCTTCCATAGAAGATCCACAAATCGCTCATATACTAAACCATTTGATTCATCAAACGCTTCCATAAACCGATTGCTTGCCTCATTTGAACCCGATAGAGTATCAAGATCAAACCCAAACCCCACCTTAAACATCGAATCTAATGTCGATCTCATCAACAGATCCTGCATAAAAAAAACAGAAAGCAAA encodes:
- the LOC128128524 gene encoding splicing factor U2af large subunit B-like; amino-acid sequence: MLQPPPSIGTTATKVLCLTQVVTQDELKDDEDYQDILEDMKIECGKLGSLVNVVIPRPNPTGEPAPGVGKVFLEYDDVELDSLSPWAWWSNCAKIM